A window from Leguminivora glycinivorella isolate SPB_JAAS2020 chromosome 16, LegGlyc_1.1, whole genome shotgun sequence encodes these proteins:
- the LOC125234694 gene encoding heterogeneous nuclear ribonucleoprotein K isoform X1 yields MKRDAYGDDGPAMKRHRQPDDEVTFLIPSKVAGSIIGKGGTNISRLRSQYKASITVPDCPGPERVLSIAAPEVDTILDIVKDILPNLADAGGPHKGGNSDEDLDVRLLIHQSRAGCVIGKAGAKIKELREKTGARLKIFSNPAPQSTERVVQLVGGPEAVAAAVREVLDLVREVPIKGGIQNYDPHNYDDYYADEYGGFGNGQGGGPRGGPGRGGPPPLGPGHGHGGRGPPPRAGPPLGRSGPPGPRGGYNDFSGPAGPAPPGPRGNFSGPPRGGNFAGGSFGGGGGGNFGGRGGGGGGGGGAGGGFGGDSDQQETTTQVTIPKDLAGAIIGKAGSRIRKIRADSGAGIEIAEPLPGSNDRIITITGTPARIQTAQYLLQQRMFEEFPELAPNKSKIK; encoded by the exons ATGAAGAGAGACGCGTACGGCGACGACGGGCCTGCCATGAAGCGGCACCGCCAGCCCGACGACGAAGTTACCTTCCTTATACCTAGCAAG GTAGCTGGATCTATCATCGGCAAAGGAGGCACAAACATATCAAGATTGAGAAGCCAG TACAAAGCCTCTATAACAGTCCCAGATTGCCCCGGCCCCGAACG GGTACTCTCCATAGCAGCACCGGAAGTGGATACCATTTTGGATATCGTGAAAGATATTCTTCCCAATTTGGCTGAT GCTGGTGGTCCGCATAAGGGAGGAAACAGCGATGAAGATCTCGACGTCCGTCTACTCATCCACCAGAGTCGAGCGGGTTGCGTGATCGGCAAAGCAGGCGCCAAGATAAAGGAATTGCGAGAG AAAACTGGTGCCCGCCTGAAAATATTCTCGAACCCGGCGCCGCAGAGCACGGAGCGCGTGGTGCAGCTGGTCGGCGGGCCCGAGGCCGTCGCCGCCGCCGTGCGCGAGGTGCTCGACCTCGTGCGAGAG GTGCCCATCAAGGGGGGCATCCAAAATTACGACCCCCACAACTACGACGACTACTACGCCGACGAGTACGGCGGCTTCGGCAACGGACAGGGCGGAGGCCCGCGCGGCGGCCCCGGGCGAGGCGGGCCGCCGCCGCTGGGCCCCGGGCACGGGCACGGCGGCCGCggcccgccgccgcgcgccggcCCGCCGCTGGGCCGCAGCGGCCCGCCCGGCCCGCGCGGCGGCTACAACGACTTCTCCGGCCCCGCGGGGCCCGCTCCCCCGGGCCCCAGAGGCAACTTCAGCGGCCCCCCTCGCGGCGGCAACTTTGCCGGCGGAAGCTTcgggggcggcggcggcggcaacTTTGGTGGTCGCGGCGGTGGCGGGGGCGGCGGAGGTGGGGCCGGTGGCGGTTTCGGTGGCGATAGCGACCAGCAGGAGACCACCACTCAAGTCACCATTCCCAAAGAC TTGGCCGGTGCGATAATCGGCAAGGCGGGGTCGCGCATCCGCAAGATCCGCGCGGACTCTGGCGCCGGCATCGAGATCGCGGAGCCGCTGCCCGGCTCCAACGACCGCATCATCACCATCACGGGCACGCCGGCGCGCATCCAGACCGCGCAGTATCTGCTGCAGCAGAG AATGTTTGAAGAGTTCCCTGAGTTGGCACCAAACAAGTCTAAGATAAAGTAA
- the LOC125234694 gene encoding heterogeneous nuclear ribonucleoprotein K isoform X2 produces the protein MKRDAYGDDGPAMKRHRQPDDEVTFLIPSKVAGSIIGKGGTNISRLRSQYKASITVPDCPGPERVLSIAAPEVDTILDIVKDILPNLADAGGPHKGGNSDEDLDVRLLIHQSRAGCVIGKAGAKIKELREKTGARLKIFSNPAPQSTERVVQLVGGPEAVAAAVREVLDLVREVPIKGGIQNYDPHNYDDYYADEYGGFGNGQGGGPRGGPGRGGPPPLGPGHGHGGRGPPPRAGPPLGRSGPPGPRGGYNDFSGPAGPAPPGPRGNFSGPPRGGNFAGGSFGGGGGGNFGGRGGGGGGGGGAGGGFGGDSDQQETTTQVTIPKDLAGAIIGKAGSRIRKIRADSGAGIEIAEPLPGSNDRIITITGTPARIQTAQYLLQQSVHESNPSLGGGRGNF, from the exons ATGAAGAGAGACGCGTACGGCGACGACGGGCCTGCCATGAAGCGGCACCGCCAGCCCGACGACGAAGTTACCTTCCTTATACCTAGCAAG GTAGCTGGATCTATCATCGGCAAAGGAGGCACAAACATATCAAGATTGAGAAGCCAG TACAAAGCCTCTATAACAGTCCCAGATTGCCCCGGCCCCGAACG GGTACTCTCCATAGCAGCACCGGAAGTGGATACCATTTTGGATATCGTGAAAGATATTCTTCCCAATTTGGCTGAT GCTGGTGGTCCGCATAAGGGAGGAAACAGCGATGAAGATCTCGACGTCCGTCTACTCATCCACCAGAGTCGAGCGGGTTGCGTGATCGGCAAAGCAGGCGCCAAGATAAAGGAATTGCGAGAG AAAACTGGTGCCCGCCTGAAAATATTCTCGAACCCGGCGCCGCAGAGCACGGAGCGCGTGGTGCAGCTGGTCGGCGGGCCCGAGGCCGTCGCCGCCGCCGTGCGCGAGGTGCTCGACCTCGTGCGAGAG GTGCCCATCAAGGGGGGCATCCAAAATTACGACCCCCACAACTACGACGACTACTACGCCGACGAGTACGGCGGCTTCGGCAACGGACAGGGCGGAGGCCCGCGCGGCGGCCCCGGGCGAGGCGGGCCGCCGCCGCTGGGCCCCGGGCACGGGCACGGCGGCCGCggcccgccgccgcgcgccggcCCGCCGCTGGGCCGCAGCGGCCCGCCCGGCCCGCGCGGCGGCTACAACGACTTCTCCGGCCCCGCGGGGCCCGCTCCCCCGGGCCCCAGAGGCAACTTCAGCGGCCCCCCTCGCGGCGGCAACTTTGCCGGCGGAAGCTTcgggggcggcggcggcggcaacTTTGGTGGTCGCGGCGGTGGCGGGGGCGGCGGAGGTGGGGCCGGTGGCGGTTTCGGTGGCGATAGCGACCAGCAGGAGACCACCACTCAAGTCACCATTCCCAAAGAC TTGGCCGGTGCGATAATCGGCAAGGCGGGGTCGCGCATCCGCAAGATCCGCGCGGACTCTGGCGCCGGCATCGAGATCGCGGAGCCGCTGCCCGGCTCCAACGACCGCATCATCACCATCACGGGCACGCCGGCGCGCATCCAGACCGCGCAGTATCTGCTGCAGCAGAG